AAACGAAAGGCTGTTCAGTCCGGTAGGGGTCCGAGCCCGTCTCTTGGCCCGCCAAGCGTCGCAGGGCTGAGGATGTTACCGCTGCTCGCCGACGAGAATTTCAACAACAACATCGTTCGCGGTGTTCTGCGGCGGGCCGATGACACCGACATAGTCCGCGTCCAAGACGTCGGGCTTTCCGGGGCCGACGATCCGACAGTGCTGGAGTGGCCCGCTCAGCATCAGCGGGTATTACTAACACATGATGTGAGCACGATCACTGCGTTCGCCTATGACCGCATTCGCAAGGGCAAACCCATGCCGGGTGTCTTTGAAGTCAATCGTAAAGTCGCCCTGAGTTTAGCCATTGAGGAAATCCACGCGCTGTCAACATGCAGCGAGGAAGGTGAGTGGGAGGGGCAGGTTCGGTATTTGCCGCTCAGGTAGTCTGAGAGAAATGAAGCGCAAGTGTTACCTGGAATGACTATAAGCAAGCACACCGACAAAGCCCCAGCGTATGTTGTCTGTATCGACAACTCCGATTATCCCGCATCCCTGGAATTGCATAAAATTTATCGTGTCCTTCCCGACGAAGATGCCGGCACGGACGCCGACCTGAGGATCATCGACGAGAGCGGCGAGGACTTTCTCTATTCTGCGGATCGGTTCGTTCCGATTGCCGTACCAATCGCGGCAAGGAAATCCATCGAACTGACGGTGCTTCCCATGAGGCTCTGATGAATAAAGTATACTGTGCCCAGAACTCCCCCTGTCCCCAGAACTCCCGAGCAAGTATGCCTTCCTGGCACGCGATACCGTCGCCCCTTATGTCGACAACCGGCCCCTGCGCGACTCCACCAAGCCGGGGTTGCGGCGCTATACGGCGGTGTATGTCGTCGGGGATGAGGAAGTGGGGCAGTATAGCGATGAGTTGGTGATGAATTGCGCCCCTTGAGGGCGGGCACTTCGATTGAGTCGGGCGCAATTAGGGTGTCCGGGAATAGTACCTGCTGAAAAGCCAGGTATAGATTTCCCACCTAATGCGCCCTATGTGCTGAGCGAATTGAAGCGGAAACAATGCGATCCTGCCCCCTTTATCAGTGTTGCGCCGGTTTCGCGCCCACTTCCCGAAGTTGGATGCAGACATCTACTTGCCCACACTACGCGATGCTCTAGTCCGAAGTTCCAGCATCGCCTAAGCGATAGGCTATTGATTCTCTTTATTTTTCAGAAAATCGTCGTGCAAACGTCTGGCTACACGCGGATCGTTTTGATCAAATCGAATGCCGTCTGCTGCTTGGGGTTAGGAGTGGTGTCGATGTTGAACAGCGCCTCATCGGCACTGGCCTGTTTACGTCGGCAGGTATTGCGAACGATGGTGGCTAGTTCATTGAGAAGGGTCCGGAAGCTGTGCGCCGGTGAGCCGTCGGCGAGTCGCTTGCTCGCCACTTTTTCCAAAGCCGCGTCCGAACGGGTCGCGGGCGCCACGGGATCGCGCTGGGTGAGACGCTCCTGATCTTCATCGGCGAACAGAAGACTGCGCCACGCCTCGCCCATGTGCCATTTGACGTAATAGGCGAGCATGCATAGAAACAGATGGGCACGCACCCGCTCTTCGGTATGGTGGTAGATCGGACGAATCTGTAGATCATCGCTTTTCAACGAGCGGAACGCCGCCTCGACGTGACTCAACCCCTTGTAATGGAGTACGACCTCGGCGCTGCTGACCTGCGCGACCGGCAGGGGCGTGCGAATGACGTAGAGCCCGTCCAGCGCCGCCTCTGCGGCCACCGACTCCTCATCGATATGGAAAACGAACTGCGTGGCGGTGATGTCCAGCACGACATGCTTGGCCATCTTGTACTTGTTGATCACGCGCCCGACCCGCACGCCGATCTTGTCCGGATCCTTCAGTCGGCCATTGGCGACCATCCGTTGTACCGTCTCTAATTCGGTGGTGGTGGCCGCGAGGAGCTGGCGCCGCTTAGCCGCACGCAATTTCGCCAGTTGCGGATTGCGACACGCGATCAGCCGCTCGCCGGGAAAGTCCTCGTCGGTGCATTCAAAGAGATTGCGCTCGTCGAATAAATCCATCTGGAGCGTACCGGCCGCCGCCAGTTGGCGAATCGCCCCGCTCTTGAGTGCCGTGATCCACGCCACTCCGGCACGCTCCCGCAGGGCCTCAACCTGGGTTTGCGAGATCATTCCGCGATCCCCCACCAGGATGACCGATTGCAGGGCAAAGTCGTGTTGCAGCTGATCCACCTGCGCCATCAAGGTCTCGGGGTCAGTGGTATTGCCCGCAAAGGCCGAGATGGCCACCGGACAACCGCGCGCATCAGTCAGCAAGCCGTAGTTGACTTGCAGCAGCCCCTTCTTCCCGTCACGGGAGTAGCCACGCGCGGCCAGGGGGCAGGACTCACCCTCGAAATAGCTCGACGAGAGGTCGTAGAGCACGCGGCCCCCCTCGTGCAGGTGGCGCTTGGCCAATCGTTGCTCAATGACCGCCTGACGCTCCCGCAGCCAATCCAAGGCCGCGTACAGCTCATTTTCATCAGCATCACTGACCCCGAACAGCTCGCCCAGGGTGCTGTGCTCCCAACTGCGCGTGGTCGCCAGTTTGCTTTGCGGGTCTAGCACCCGGGCGGCGATCATCGCCAGCACCAGATCCCGCTCTCGGCAGGCTTCGCGCCCCAAGAGCGCACTCAGCCGCAGGTGCTCCATCGCCAGCCTGATCGCATTGACCGCACCATGCGCGCGCGAGCGGATGATTTCAAAGACCTCATCAACGGCGGCCAACGGCTTGCCTTTGAGAACGGCACGAATCGCCTCGGCTTGTGACAGCGACAAGGCCGAGAGGTTGGCGATGGTGCGCTTAAGGATCTTCTTGCCTTCGCGAAACGACTCGCGGAGCAAGATGGCAGGGGGCGAGCTGCGGTTTGGAACGATGTCGATGTACATGGGAAAAAATATAGCAGGAAAACTCGAAATAACAAGCTATCTACGACCGTTTACATGGGTACACTTTAGAGCGGAATGACGGCAACAAGTACCTATTGAACAAAAATTTCAAGGGCTTGCGACGAAGATGAGAATGGTTCTCGCTGGAACTTCGGTCTAGTAGAGGAAACTATGCCCTGGTTTGACGAGCGCGGAATTGAGGAAGTCGGGCTTTTTGATGTTCGTAAAGCATATTCTAATAAGACGCTTATGCTACCCTTGTATCAGCGCAACGCGGTCTGGTCGGAAGGCCGCATCTGTGTCTTATGGGATTCTCTATTGAGAGGCTTCCCACTGCCTTCATTTTTGCTGACAAGAGGAAACGGTACCAGCCGACGTCTCAGCGAAAATGGAGTTATAGGGACGGTCATCGAAAAAATAGAAAACAAATATTTTGATGTACTGGACGGGCAACAGCGGCTTGCGGCTATTATTGCGGGTATTGAGCCAAATCCAAGCATCCGCTTGTGGATCGATCTCGCGCCACCTAGCGGGGCCGCCCATCCTTTACGGTTCAACTACTGGTTGCACCCCTGCACAAAGATATTCCCGTTTGGGTTTCACATGCTGGCAAGTGGCGAACATGACTTTGAAGCTCCGAGCGATCGCACACTTCGAGAGATATGGCGAGCAATCCAACCCATAGGGGACTTGCAGGGTAAAGATTATTACCAGTTACCCCTGGGGCGCACCTTTCCTTGGGAGGCGAAGTGTCCGGTCCCTTTAGCTGACTGCCTTGGCTTATGCCACTTGCAAGATTTAGAATTGGCATTGGAAATTCGAGTACTTGTTCGCGAGCATCAACAAGCGATGCATATCTTTAATAGGCCAACATTAACCGAAGACGAGATTCAAGCCCTCGATCTCGCGCCTCTGACCCGCGGTCTGAGGCGCGTGAAAAATGCAAAATTGGCTCTTCAGTTAATTTGCCTTGAGAACATAATCGAACAAGGCGAAGGCGAATATGAAGACGTTAGCTACGAGATTTTTCAGCGGATTGGCCGTGGCGGTGTGTCGATAACCCCTAGGCAACTCGCAGTTTCAAAGCTAATGCTGATGCTCGGCAAACCAGGCCATGATGCTCTTGCTGGCTTTCAGCGGTCTTATTATGGGCAAATGATCGAAGCGGAAGATGTCATCCACGCGCTGACCCGCGTTGCCTTGGCAAGCGCCTTGGCAAACAACCCGGTAGCAAATAATCACGAAACCGCCGATGATTGCGACATGCTTCACCTGAGTGCGGGTCGCTTGCACACGATAAAGAGTAAACACGCGGAAATCTGGCGAAAACTCGAAAATAAACTGAACGATTATTGTGAGCCTCTGAATGGTGCCAATGAAACCCGACTAAGCCACGGGCTCACGCATATTTTCGATCTATTGAGGTTTCGTCCCGATACCGACGCCGCCTCCAATCCCAACGGTTTTTCACTGCTTCAGCTTTCCTGCTCTACGGATAGCGAGGAAGGCATTGCACCGATCACGCTCCACCCGCTCTTGCTACGGGAATTGGAATTTTTCAATGGTGAACCGCCGGACATACAGCAGCAGGACGATATGCGTCGTTGGATTCTTTTTGCCAATGGAATTACTCGCGCCCGGCGAGATGACGCATTAAATCGCAAGGTATTCGATCAAGTCAGGAACGGCCCGCGGTTTTCTTTCCAGGCGATGAACGCCCTGGTTTTTGATGGTGTTGATGAGAATGGTCGTTGGCGTGAAACGCTAGGCTTCCGATGGAGTGAGCCCACGTTGAACGCAGATCAAACGGTCGGCGACATAAGCCGAGATCATCCGTTGTCGCTGCCTACGCCACGGGACATGGCAGTCCGGTCTGCCAGGCGTCTATTACTGAGAAGTGGGGCAGACTCCAGCGTGAACCGTTTTCTTTTGATGTGGAACC
The DNA window shown above is from Candidatus Thiodictyon syntrophicum and carries:
- a CDS encoding DUF262 domain-containing protein gives rise to the protein MPWFDERGIEEVGLFDVRKAYSNKTLMLPLYQRNAVWSEGRICVLWDSLLRGFPLPSFLLTRGNGTSRRLSENGVIGTVIEKIENKYFDVLDGQQRLAAIIAGIEPNPSIRLWIDLAPPSGAAHPLRFNYWLHPCTKIFPFGFHMLASGEHDFEAPSDRTLREIWRAIQPIGDLQGKDYYQLPLGRTFPWEAKCPVPLADCLGLCHLQDLELALEIRVLVREHQQAMHIFNRPTLTEDEIQALDLAPLTRGLRRVKNAKLALQLICLENIIEQGEGEYEDVSYEIFQRIGRGGVSITPRQLAVSKLMLMLGKPGHDALAGFQRSYYGQMIEAEDVIHALTRVALASALANNPVANNHETADDCDMLHLSAGRLHTIKSKHAEIWRKLENKLNDYCEPLNGANETRLSHGLTHIFDLLRFRPDTDAASNPNGFSLLQLSCSTDSEEGIAPITLHPLLLRELEFFNGEPPDIQQQDDMRRWILFANGITRARRDDALNRKVFDQVRNGPRFSFQAMNALVFDGVDENGRWRETLGFRWSEPTLNADQTVGDISRDHPLSLPTPRDMAVRSARRLLLRSGADSSVNRFLLMWNQRVGLEAMYGETAHEDIPALFGKGSPFEADHIVARNQLLGRGMTIDDAILQQGCSAFFGNDADVVNHFVRDWCFRKHLPSMQGNYRFWPKRLNRADRDDEVATKMDMEQILSHLQGHPLHDRFNQAQDASRPWRWSGIPPEDHVEWSPLPPHGRIWTADLVEQFIRCVLKREHFLYGNAYGFLTGNAVDELNCEGIID
- a CDS encoding DUF5615 family PIN-like protein: MLPLLADENFNNNIVRGVLRRADDTDIVRVQDVGLSGADDPTVLEWPAQHQRVLLTHDVSTITAFAYDRIRKGKPMPGVFEVNRKVALSLAIEEIHALSTCSEEGEWEGQVRYLPLR
- a CDS encoding IS1634 family transposase — its product is MYIDIVPNRSSPPAILLRESFREGKKILKRTIANLSALSLSQAEAIRAVLKGKPLAAVDEVFEIIRSRAHGAVNAIRLAMEHLRLSALLGREACRERDLVLAMIAARVLDPQSKLATTRSWEHSTLGELFGVSDADENELYAALDWLRERQAVIEQRLAKRHLHEGGRVLYDLSSSYFEGESCPLAARGYSRDGKKGLLQVNYGLLTDARGCPVAISAFAGNTTDPETLMAQVDQLQHDFALQSVILVGDRGMISQTQVEALRERAGVAWITALKSGAIRQLAAAGTLQMDLFDERNLFECTDEDFPGERLIACRNPQLAKLRAAKRRQLLAATTTELETVQRMVANGRLKDPDKIGVRVGRVINKYKMAKHVVLDITATQFVFHIDEESVAAEAALDGLYVIRTPLPVAQVSSAEVVLHYKGLSHVEAAFRSLKSDDLQIRPIYHHTEERVRAHLFLCMLAYYVKWHMGEAWRSLLFADEDQERLTQRDPVAPATRSDAALEKVASKRLADGSPAHSFRTLLNELATIVRNTCRRKQASADEALFNIDTTPNPKQQTAFDLIKTIRV